One Methylocaldum marinum DNA window includes the following coding sequences:
- the cobJ gene encoding precorrin-3B C(17)-methyltransferase, producing the protein MQDLLDGKEVIRKGMTEEIDRCVEAYEQASLGKTVALIASGDIGIYGMAGPTFEVLLQAGWMPSGGVAVEVIPGATALNACAALVGAPLTHDFCAISLSDLLTPWPVIARRLEAAARGDFVVTLYNPKGGRRTRQIVEAQAILLRHRSPETPVAVVKSGYRRQSIQMTSLARMADCEIGMLCTVLIGNSATFVREGLMITPRGYAHKYEGLTGEAKDGERAGRPLGMGLADWHACVRKRLREQPELSLRDAATVFDAPLGEIFSAIGAQHADDEAGAYSALRFAPEATAEVIEASRDWGRLRAVARSEGGATAELLLDGGSSVWRGHWLNLVDRHFHLHVDGSRIAHAWFLSRGDQQHGIHFLDRHGAALVSLSLVKRNGRFDETALRSYRQARERFGQRHVPLGEIPETVAEPDE; encoded by the coding sequence GTGCAGGACCTGCTCGACGGCAAGGAGGTGATCCGCAAAGGCATGACCGAAGAGATTGACCGCTGCGTCGAAGCTTATGAACAGGCTTCGCTGGGCAAGACCGTGGCGCTGATCGCCTCGGGCGACATCGGGATCTACGGCATGGCCGGACCGACCTTCGAAGTCTTGCTGCAAGCCGGCTGGATGCCGAGTGGCGGCGTCGCGGTGGAGGTCATTCCCGGCGCCACGGCGCTGAACGCCTGCGCGGCCCTGGTCGGTGCGCCGCTCACCCATGATTTCTGTGCCATCTCGCTGTCGGACCTGCTCACACCCTGGCCGGTCATTGCCAGACGCCTGGAAGCGGCGGCCCGGGGAGATTTCGTGGTGACTCTATACAATCCGAAAGGCGGTCGTCGCACGCGCCAGATCGTCGAGGCGCAAGCCATTCTGCTAAGGCATCGCAGCCCGGAAACGCCGGTGGCCGTTGTCAAGTCCGGCTACCGCCGCCAGTCGATCCAGATGACTTCTCTGGCCCGTATGGCCGACTGCGAGATCGGCATGTTATGCACGGTCCTGATCGGGAATAGCGCCACCTTCGTCCGCGAGGGCCTGATGATCACCCCGCGCGGCTATGCCCACAAATACGAGGGGCTGACCGGCGAGGCGAAAGACGGCGAACGGGCGGGGCGCCCGCTCGGCATGGGCTTGGCGGACTGGCACGCCTGCGTGCGAAAACGGCTGCGCGAGCAGCCGGAGCTCTCGCTGCGCGACGCCGCTACCGTTTTCGATGCGCCTCTCGGAGAAATTTTCTCCGCTATCGGTGCACAGCACGCGGACGATGAGGCCGGCGCATACAGCGCCTTGCGTTTCGCGCCGGAGGCCACCGCCGAGGTGATCGAAGCAAGCCGTGACTGGGGTCGCTTGCGCGCCGTAGCGCGCAGCGAGGGCGGCGCGACCGCCGAGCTGTTGCTGGACGGCGGAAGCTCGGTCTGGCGCGGTCATTGGCTCAATCTGGTTGATCGACACTTTCATTTGCATGTCGACGGCAGCCGAATCGCCCACGCCTGGTTTCTGAGCCGGGGCGATCAGCAACACGGCATTCATTTTCTCGACCGGCACGGCGCCGCGCTGGTTTCCCTGTCGCTGGTCAAGCGCAACGGGCGTTTCGATGAAACGGCCCTGAGGTCTTACCGGCAAGCCCGCGAACGCTTCGGACAGCGCCATGTTCCCCTCGGAGAAATCCCCGAAACAGTGGCCGAACCCGATGAATGA
- a CDS encoding SAM-dependent methyltransferase, with the protein MAKGRILLVGFGPGAPEHMSYRAREAIAEADVVIGYSTYLTSSSA; encoded by the coding sequence ATGGCTAAGGGCAGGATTCTCCTGGTGGGATTCGGACCCGGCGCGCCCGAGCACATGAGCTACCGTGCCCGCGAGGCGATCGCCGAGGCCGACGTGGTGATCGGCTATTCCACTTATTTGACATCCTCCTCGGCCTGA
- a CDS encoding cobalamin biosynthesis protein: MRVVLGLGCDRGTSLETVRKYMGTPAVAEAAALLASRGELVVEKHKYRGPDGKNATVSIARLNDG, translated from the coding sequence ATGCGGGTCGTCCTGGGGCTGGGCTGTGACCGGGGCACTTCTCTCGAAACGGTGCGCAAGTACATGGGCACGCCGGCGGTGGCCGAGGCGGCGGCATTGCTGGCTTCGCGCGGCGAACTGGTCGTGGAGAAACACAAATACCGGGGCCCGGACGGCAAGAACGCCACGGTCTCCATTGCGAGGCTGAACGATGGCTAA
- a CDS encoding cobalamin biosynthesis central domain-containing protein: protein MNRPQVRIALVAITKHGVAHASKLAAQLPEAHLAVPEKFAAGLPVPAHTVRSLPGALSAHIGALFSDYDQIVFFVSLGAVVRLIAPYLRSKEEDPGVPAVDDAARYVIPVLSGHVGGANAHAERLAVLLGAEAVLTTASDVGKTIPVDILGRELGWRVEAPKINITRVSAHVVNEEPIAFVQEAGAGNWWTRPTPLPANIRLFRRLEDVDLDRYRAVLWVTLRDIDPGLWTRLEERLVVYRPPAEPA from the coding sequence ATGAATCGACCCCAAGTACGCATAGCCCTGGTGGCCATCACCAAACACGGCGTCGCCCACGCTTCGAAACTGGCCGCACAACTTCCCGAGGCGCATCTGGCGGTGCCGGAAAAATTCGCCGCCGGCCTGCCGGTTCCGGCCCATACCGTGCGCTCTCTGCCCGGTGCACTGAGCGCCCATATCGGCGCTTTGTTCTCGGATTACGATCAGATCGTCTTTTTCGTGTCGCTGGGCGCCGTGGTACGTTTGATCGCGCCGTACCTCAGATCGAAAGAGGAAGACCCCGGCGTGCCGGCGGTGGACGATGCCGCCCGCTATGTCATTCCGGTACTGTCCGGCCACGTCGGCGGTGCCAATGCCCATGCCGAACGCCTGGCGGTTCTGCTCGGGGCCGAAGCGGTGCTGACCACGGCTTCGGACGTGGGCAAGACCATTCCCGTCGACATCCTGGGCCGTGAACTGGGTTGGCGGGTGGAAGCCCCGAAAATCAACATCACCCGGGTCTCCGCCCATGTCGTCAACGAAGAGCCGATCGCTTTCGTGCAGGAAGCCGGCGCCGGGAACTGGTGGACCCGGCCCACACCGCTGCCGGCCAATATCCGGCTGTTCCGGCGCCTGGAAGACGTGGATCTGGATCGTTACCGGGCGGTGCTGTGGGTCACCCTGCGCGACATCGATCCCGGCCTGTGGACGCGCCTGGAAGAACGTCTGGTCGTTTACCGTCCACCCGCGGAGCCGGCGTGA
- the cobI gene encoding precorrin-2 C(20)-methyltransferase: protein MNDHSPLLAGGGVLGRLFGVSLGPGDPGLITRRAFELLQRRDAHWTYPVRRKGSASHALQTALASGLQLPRAHAPLVFPMTHDELSLAGYRLRAAEAVLARLRTGRDVLFLVEGDASTYSTFGHLVPTVRALDPAVAVETIPGVPSFNAAAARLGMPLADTDQTVAIVPAGYGIAVIERLLEDFDTLALLKIKPLLDEVLDLLERRGLLPHAAFIERAGTEDERIERDVIRLRGEKVNYLSLLLVKNPYRERGTVQRGCRSKSQKESS, encoded by the coding sequence ATGAATGATCATAGCCCGTTGTTGGCGGGAGGCGGCGTTCTGGGACGCCTGTTCGGGGTCTCGCTCGGCCCCGGCGATCCCGGGCTGATTACCCGCCGCGCCTTCGAACTGCTGCAACGCCGTGATGCCCATTGGACTTACCCGGTGCGGCGCAAGGGCTCCGCAAGCCATGCCCTGCAAACCGCCCTGGCGTCGGGCTTGCAGCTGCCGCGGGCGCACGCGCCGCTGGTCTTTCCCATGACCCACGACGAGCTAAGCCTGGCAGGCTACCGGCTGCGGGCCGCCGAGGCCGTGCTGGCGCGTTTGCGGACCGGCCGCGACGTGTTGTTTCTGGTGGAGGGCGACGCCTCCACTTATTCGACTTTCGGCCATCTGGTCCCCACCGTCCGGGCACTGGACCCGGCGGTCGCGGTCGAGACTATTCCCGGCGTGCCGTCCTTTAATGCCGCTGCGGCGCGGCTCGGGATGCCGCTGGCGGATACCGATCAGACCGTGGCGATCGTCCCGGCCGGTTACGGCATTGCCGTGATCGAGCGCCTGTTGGAGGATTTCGACACGCTGGCGCTGCTCAAGATCAAGCCACTGCTGGACGAGGTGCTGGATCTGCTCGAGCGGCGCGGCCTGCTGCCCCATGCGGCCTTCATCGAAAGGGCCGGAACCGAGGACGAGCGAATCGAGCGCGACGTCATCCGCCTGCGCGGCGAGAAAGTGAACTACCTGTCGCTGCTGCTGGTGAAAAATCCGTACCGGGAACGCGGCACCGTGCAGCGCGGATGCCGCAGTAAATCTCAAAAGGAATCGTCATGA
- the cbiE gene encoding precorrin-6y C5,15-methyltransferase (decarboxylating) subunit CbiE, with translation MPEPCRIIGVLDTGPDSVTAGTLRSIAQAELVIGASRTLALFAETLGTNAERRDLSGVLAQVPDWLEQAQAQGRKVVILATGDPLCHGIASHLTGRLGREAVEVIPNVSTLQWAFARLGVAWQEARIASAHGQDAGEWRIGAGPEHGLYGLLQQLRQADLLALFTSPANGPDRIARMLCAEGLDEEYEMAVAECLLQPGERVSGWLAVAEAARQSFADPNVVVLRRRRASGRERLFGLPDESFRQRAPDKGLITKREVRAVSLARLGLHPGSIVWDIGAGSGAVGLEAARLCPHGHVYAIEKNEADFAIAASNRAGLRLTNYSLVHGRAPAGLAQWPDPDAVFIGGSGGELRELIAVCLQRLRTGGNLVMNFVTFENLGLAVETLKAAGACWDVTQLQVSRSRPILDMHRMQAENPVWGVSAWRAADE, from the coding sequence ATGCCTGAACCCTGCCGCATCATCGGCGTACTGGATACCGGGCCGGATAGCGTGACCGCCGGAACCTTGCGCAGCATCGCGCAAGCCGAGTTGGTCATCGGCGCGAGCCGCACGCTCGCCCTGTTCGCCGAAACTCTGGGCACAAACGCCGAACGGCGCGATCTGAGCGGAGTTCTCGCACAGGTGCCGGATTGGCTGGAACAGGCTCAAGCGCAGGGGCGCAAGGTGGTGATACTCGCCACCGGCGATCCTCTCTGCCATGGCATTGCTTCCCATCTGACCGGCAGGCTGGGCCGCGAGGCGGTCGAGGTGATTCCCAATGTTTCCACCCTGCAATGGGCTTTTGCACGCTTGGGAGTCGCCTGGCAGGAAGCCCGCATCGCGTCGGCACACGGTCAAGACGCCGGTGAATGGCGTATCGGCGCCGGTCCGGAACACGGGCTCTACGGCTTGCTGCAACAGCTGCGGCAGGCCGATCTCCTCGCGCTGTTCACCAGCCCGGCGAATGGGCCTGACCGCATTGCCCGGATGCTGTGTGCCGAGGGCCTCGATGAAGAATACGAGATGGCCGTGGCGGAATGCCTGCTGCAGCCCGGGGAACGGGTATCGGGCTGGCTGGCGGTCGCCGAGGCGGCCCGGCAGAGCTTCGCCGATCCCAATGTCGTCGTGCTTCGGCGCCGGCGAGCGTCCGGGCGAGAGCGGCTATTCGGTCTGCCCGACGAAAGTTTCCGGCAGCGGGCGCCGGACAAAGGGCTCATCACCAAACGCGAGGTTCGCGCTGTATCCCTGGCCCGCTTGGGACTGCATCCGGGCAGCATCGTGTGGGACATCGGGGCAGGCTCCGGCGCGGTCGGCCTGGAAGCCGCGCGGCTGTGTCCGCACGGCCATGTCTACGCCATCGAAAAGAACGAGGCGGACTTCGCCATCGCCGCGAGCAATCGTGCCGGCCTGCGCCTCACCAATTACAGTCTGGTTCACGGCCGCGCGCCGGCAGGTCTGGCGCAATGGCCCGATCCCGATGCCGTATTCATCGGCGGTTCCGGCGGCGAGTTGCGTGAACTGATCGCGGTTTGCCTGCAGCGGCTGCGTACGGGCGGTAACCTGGTGATGAACTTCGTGACTTTCGAAAACCTGGGCCTTGCGGTGGAAACCCTGAAGGCGGCCGGCGCATGCTGGGACGTCACCCAGCTGCAAGTATCCCGGAGCCGTCCCATCCTGGACATGCATCGCATGCAGGCGGAAAACCCGGTTTGGGGCGTTTCTGCATGGAGAGCGGCGGATGAATGA
- a CDS encoding cobalt-precorrin-5B (C(1))-methyltransferase has protein sequence MEKTPKGTRTGFTTGACSAAAARAATLGLALGEVPEEIECDLPNGQRVWFAVSEGYRIGERARAVVIKDAGDDPDVTDKPRLTADVRLLPASPGIVRLKGGEGVGTVTRPGLGLEVGGPAINPVPRRNIEANVRAAGHELLERAGLEVTISVPGGETIAKKTLNDRLGIVGGISILGTTGIVHPYSTAAFRASVIQAIEAAAAQGQHTVVLTTGGRTEKFAMRELPELAPACFVQMGDFLKYALDAAVRCGLRRVVIGGMVGKLTKIAQGETVTHANRNAVDTGLLAELAAGAGAPAEVCEDIRRSETARYASERMEELGLVTAFYEALGRHAIRTLAERYPGRFGLRILMCDFEGRKLAEVSGDDFHA, from the coding sequence ATGGAGAAAACTCCCAAGGGCACCCGCACGGGGTTTACCACCGGCGCCTGCTCGGCCGCCGCGGCACGGGCGGCGACCCTCGGGCTGGCGCTCGGCGAGGTGCCCGAGGAGATCGAATGCGACTTGCCGAACGGTCAGAGAGTGTGGTTCGCGGTCAGTGAAGGCTACCGAATCGGTGAACGCGCTCGCGCCGTCGTCATCAAGGATGCCGGCGACGATCCCGACGTAACCGACAAGCCCCGCCTGACCGCCGATGTCCGGCTGCTGCCTGCAAGTCCCGGCATCGTGCGGTTGAAGGGAGGGGAGGGCGTCGGCACCGTCACCCGGCCGGGTCTCGGGCTGGAGGTCGGCGGACCGGCCATCAACCCGGTGCCGCGCCGCAACATCGAGGCGAACGTGCGCGCCGCCGGGCACGAGTTGCTGGAGCGGGCGGGTCTCGAAGTCACCATCTCCGTGCCCGGCGGCGAGACCATCGCGAAAAAGACGCTGAATGACCGACTCGGCATCGTTGGCGGCATTTCCATTCTCGGCACCACCGGCATCGTCCATCCATATTCCACCGCCGCCTTCCGGGCCAGCGTGATCCAGGCCATCGAGGCGGCGGCCGCCCAGGGCCAGCATACCGTGGTGCTCACCACCGGCGGCCGCACGGAAAAATTCGCCATGCGTGAACTGCCGGAACTGGCGCCGGCCTGCTTCGTGCAGATGGGCGATTTTCTCAAGTATGCCCTGGACGCTGCGGTCCGGTGCGGCCTGCGCCGGGTGGTAATCGGCGGGATGGTGGGCAAGCTGACCAAGATCGCGCAAGGCGAAACCGTTACCCATGCCAACCGCAATGCCGTGGATACCGGCCTGCTGGCCGAGCTTGCCGCCGGCGCCGGTGCGCCGGCCGAGGTCTGCGAGGACATTCGCCGTTCCGAAACGGCCCGCTACGCCAGCGAACGCATGGAGGAACTGGGGCTTGTCACGGCGTTTTACGAAGCGCTGGGCCGGCACGCCATTCGAACGCTGGCGGAACGCTATCCGGGCCGCTTCGGCCTGCGTATCCTGATGTGCGATTTCGAGGGCCGCAAACTGGCCGAAGTCTCTGGAGATGATTTTCATGCCTGA
- a CDS encoding precorrin-8X methylmutase gives MSRLVTDQLTDAGRRIEHDSFAIVDAEAGDHAYSGDQWQVVRRMIHATADFDFNGLTGFHPGAIDAGVKAIRSGAPLVADVEMICVGLSSPRLAHFGITVHHFIADPDVIARAEQHNSTRAVQAMRKAASLGLLAGGIVAVGNAPTALLEVVRLIRDENLKPALVIGMPVGFVSAAESKAAVSALEQTPWIVTHGRKGGSTLVVAAIHALLALAEAQT, from the coding sequence ATGAGCCGCCTTGTCACCGACCAGCTCACCGACGCCGGCCGTCGCATCGAGCATGATTCGTTCGCCATCGTCGATGCCGAAGCCGGGGACCATGCCTATTCCGGAGACCAGTGGCAGGTGGTGCGCCGGATGATCCACGCCACCGCCGATTTCGACTTCAACGGCCTGACCGGCTTCCACCCCGGCGCCATCGATGCGGGGGTGAAAGCCATTCGTTCCGGCGCGCCCCTGGTCGCGGATGTGGAAATGATTTGCGTGGGTCTGTCCAGTCCCCGTCTCGCTCATTTCGGTATCACGGTCCATCACTTCATCGCCGACCCGGACGTCATTGCCCGGGCCGAGCAGCACAACAGTACCCGTGCGGTACAGGCCATGCGCAAGGCCGCTTCGCTCGGGCTGCTGGCAGGGGGTATCGTCGCGGTGGGCAATGCCCCCACCGCCTTGCTGGAAGTCGTGCGCCTGATCCGGGACGAAAACCTGAAGCCCGCCCTGGTGATCGGCATGCCGGTGGGATTCGTTTCCGCAGCGGAATCGAAGGCTGCGGTGAGCGCACTCGAACAGACGCCCTGGATCGTCACCCATGGCCGCAAGGGCGGTTCCACGCTGGTGGTGGCGGCCATCCATGCCCTGCTGGCCTTGGCCGAGGCGCAGACTTAA
- a CDS encoding sirohydrochlorin chelatase translates to MNGSDTILLVGHGSRESAGNTEIEQFAARWRESRPDRRIEVCFIEFAEVLLEAGLDLAARNGGRVIVTPLILNAAGHVKMEIPEAIEHARRRHPETEFVYTRHLGACEEILAILKRRLRKAMDQLDHPDPRNTGVVLLGRGSSDRVANGEVAKMARWLYEEADHPLVDVAFTGITHPRLESTVQRQVRLDMAQIAVLPYYLFTGILIERIKRQVERLRTQYPRVHFALGDYFGFEKEIYALLERRIREVTGAAEALAMMECDGCKYREIAAEHGASHHHH, encoded by the coding sequence ATGAACGGCTCCGACACGATCCTGCTGGTAGGCCATGGTTCCCGGGAAAGCGCGGGCAACACGGAGATCGAGCAATTCGCCGCGCGCTGGCGGGAGAGCCGTCCCGACCGGCGCATCGAGGTCTGCTTCATCGAGTTCGCCGAAGTGCTGCTGGAAGCGGGGCTCGATCTGGCTGCGCGGAATGGCGGGCGGGTCATCGTGACACCCTTGATCCTCAACGCCGCCGGGCACGTCAAGATGGAAATTCCCGAGGCCATCGAACACGCACGCCGACGCCATCCCGAGACGGAGTTCGTCTATACCCGCCATCTCGGGGCCTGCGAAGAGATTCTCGCCATTCTGAAACGCAGGCTGCGTAAGGCGATGGACCAGCTCGACCATCCGGACCCGCGCAACACCGGCGTCGTGCTGCTGGGACGCGGTTCCTCCGATCGGGTCGCCAACGGCGAAGTGGCGAAAATGGCTCGCTGGCTATACGAAGAGGCCGACCACCCCCTGGTGGACGTCGCTTTCACCGGCATCACCCATCCTCGCCTGGAATCCACCGTACAGCGGCAGGTCCGGCTGGATATGGCGCAAATCGCCGTGCTGCCGTACTACCTTTTTACCGGCATCCTGATCGAACGCATCAAACGCCAGGTGGAGCGCCTGCGGACGCAGTACCCGCGGGTTCATTTCGCATTGGGCGACTATTTCGGCTTCGAAAAGGAAATCTACGCGCTGCTGGAGCGGCGTATCCGCGAAGTCACCGGCGCAGCCGAGGCCTTGGCGATGATGGAGTGCGACGGCTGCAAATACCGCGAAATAGCCGCCGAACACGGCGCCAGCCATCACCACCACTAA
- the cobM gene encoding precorrin-4 C(11)-methyltransferase yields MTPPGKVWFIGAGPGDPELITVRGRALIESADAILYAGSLVSETALNWAKSGCVIEDSKGMSLEQISAWLIGQARRHPVVVRLQTGDPSLYGALVEMVRPLDEAGIEVGVVPGVSSAMASAAAAVETLTLPEITQTVILTRVEGRTPMPERESLKELAAHRCTLCLFLSITLLREVTRALLDAGWREDSPVLVVQKASWPGREKILRGTLADIRERCVAERINSQAMIIASPALGARHWPDIKRSRLYDPAFSHRFRKTDHSSS; encoded by the coding sequence GTGACTCCGCCCGGCAAGGTCTGGTTCATCGGCGCCGGCCCGGGCGATCCGGAGCTGATCACCGTCAGGGGACGCGCCCTGATCGAAAGCGCCGACGCCATTCTCTATGCCGGCTCGCTGGTGTCCGAAACCGCCCTGAATTGGGCCAAATCCGGCTGTGTCATCGAAGATTCCAAGGGCATGAGCCTGGAGCAGATCAGCGCCTGGCTGATCGGGCAGGCGCGCCGGCATCCGGTGGTGGTGCGCCTGCAAACCGGCGATCCGAGTCTGTATGGCGCGCTGGTCGAAATGGTTCGACCGCTGGATGAAGCGGGCATCGAAGTGGGCGTCGTGCCCGGCGTGTCTTCGGCGATGGCTTCCGCGGCGGCAGCGGTGGAAACCCTGACCCTGCCGGAAATCACCCAGACCGTCATCCTGACCCGGGTCGAGGGCCGAACCCCGATGCCGGAGCGTGAATCCCTGAAAGAACTGGCCGCCCACCGGTGCACCCTGTGCCTGTTCCTGTCCATCACCCTATTGCGGGAAGTCACCCGGGCTCTGCTGGACGCCGGCTGGCGCGAGGACTCTCCGGTATTGGTAGTGCAAAAGGCCAGTTGGCCCGGCCGGGAAAAAATCCTGCGCGGCACCCTGGCGGACATTCGCGAACGCTGCGTCGCCGAACGCATAAACAGCCAGGCCATGATCATCGCCAGTCCCGCCCTGGGCGCGCGCCACTGGCCGGACATCAAGCGCTCCAGGCTCTACGACCCGGCTTTCTCCCATCGTTTTCGCAAGACGGATCACTCATCATCATAG
- a CDS encoding CbtA family protein: MFRSILLTATVAGSAAALVLTLAQVLWISPLILEAETYEEAAATPDQPEHPAWQPENGWPRTLATALANTALGLGYGLILTGLYALRPPVNAVQGLAWGLAGFAVFFASPGLGLPPELPGSAVAELSLRQHWWLGTALATAAGLGLLLLQTRPTLRAIGLLAFAIPHLYGAPHPAISGSVAPDALLTQFRLATLAANALFWLLLGGLSAAMFQRMIREETR; the protein is encoded by the coding sequence GTGTTCAGAAGTATCTTGCTGACCGCCACCGTGGCCGGCTCGGCGGCCGCCTTGGTTCTGACGCTGGCGCAAGTCCTTTGGATAAGTCCGCTGATCCTGGAGGCGGAAACTTACGAGGAAGCCGCCGCAACGCCCGATCAGCCTGAGCACCCGGCTTGGCAGCCGGAGAACGGTTGGCCCCGCACGCTCGCCACCGCCCTTGCCAATACCGCGCTGGGCTTGGGCTATGGCCTGATTCTGACGGGCCTGTACGCCCTGCGCCCGCCGGTAAACGCGGTACAAGGCCTCGCCTGGGGACTGGCCGGTTTTGCGGTGTTTTTCGCCTCACCCGGCCTGGGCCTGCCGCCCGAACTTCCCGGCAGCGCCGTCGCCGAGCTGAGTCTGCGCCAGCACTGGTGGCTCGGCACCGCCCTGGCTACCGCCGCCGGGCTGGGCTTGCTGCTCTTGCAGACACGGCCGACGCTACGTGCGATCGGCCTGCTCGCGTTCGCCATCCCGCACCTGTACGGCGCGCCCCACCCGGCGATTTCCGGCAGCGTGGCGCCGGATGCCTTGCTGACGCAATTCCGTTTGGCGACGCTCGCGGCCAACGCGCTGTTCTGGCTGCTTCTCGGCGGCTTGTCCGCCGCGATGTTCCAAAGGATGATCAGGGAGGAGACTCGGTGA
- a CDS encoding CbtB domain-containing protein, producing the protein MVAQPFSDLTEASRLHRIIASFSAVLLGSLLILIVGFAPVDAVHNAAHDTRHSADFPCH; encoded by the coding sequence ATGGTAGCGCAACCGTTTTCCGATCTCACCGAAGCCAGCCGGCTTCACCGCATCATTGCTTCGTTTTCCGCCGTGTTGCTGGGCAGCCTGCTGATACTCATCGTGGGTTTCGCACCGGTCGATGCGGTGCATAATGCTGCCCACGACACCCGCCATTCCGCCGATTTTCCCTGCCACTGA
- a CDS encoding KamA family radical SAM protein produces the protein MSISPKKIFTGFDSTRYTAYNLGNFREIPQMARLDEEQLFEIEVVGRVLPFKTNNFVVDELIDWENVPNDPMFVLTFPQREMLLPHHFEEMAALVKGGASPTLIREAADRIRLELNPHPAGQRELNVPHLNGEPMHGMQHKYRETVLFFPSPGQTCHAYCSFCFRWPQFVGLSGLKFASREAEHLVAYLKAHPEVTDVLFTGGDPLIMSARRLADYIEPLIAADLPNLRHIRIGTKALSYWPYRFLADADSDHLIALLRKVAASGKHLAIMAHFNHPRELEPAAVRHAIQRLRSTGAVIRTQSPVLRHINDDPALWARMWNAQVDLGCVPYYMFLARDTGAQHYFAVPLVRGWEIFREAYQRVSGLGRTVRGPSLSACPGKVQVLGVAEAAGEKVITMRFLQGRNPDWIHRPFFAEYDDKATWLDELKPAFGQQKFFFEEELDRIYRESAFASS, from the coding sequence ATGAGTATCTCTCCCAAGAAAATTTTTACGGGATTCGATTCGACGCGCTACACGGCGTACAATCTCGGCAATTTTCGCGAAATCCCGCAAATGGCACGGCTCGACGAGGAGCAATTGTTCGAGATCGAGGTCGTAGGGCGGGTATTGCCCTTCAAAACCAACAACTTCGTGGTCGACGAGCTGATCGACTGGGAAAACGTGCCAAACGATCCGATGTTCGTGCTGACCTTCCCGCAGCGCGAAATGTTGCTGCCGCATCATTTCGAGGAAATGGCGGCGCTGGTAAAAGGCGGTGCGAGCCCGACCCTGATCCGGGAGGCAGCCGACCGTATTCGCCTGGAACTCAACCCTCATCCGGCGGGCCAGCGGGAGCTGAATGTTCCTCATTTGAACGGCGAGCCTATGCACGGCATGCAGCACAAATACCGCGAAACGGTTCTGTTTTTCCCGAGTCCCGGGCAAACCTGTCATGCCTATTGCTCGTTCTGTTTCCGCTGGCCCCAGTTCGTCGGATTGTCCGGCTTGAAGTTCGCAAGCCGCGAAGCGGAGCATCTGGTCGCTTATCTCAAGGCGCATCCGGAAGTGACCGACGTGCTTTTCACCGGCGGCGATCCCTTGATCATGTCGGCGCGGCGGCTGGCCGATTACATCGAACCCCTGATCGCGGCGGATCTTCCCAATCTGCGGCATATCCGGATCGGTACCAAGGCACTGTCCTATTGGCCCTATCGTTTCCTCGCCGATGCCGATTCCGACCACCTGATCGCGTTGTTGCGGAAAGTGGCCGCCAGCGGCAAGCATCTGGCGATCATGGCGCATTTCAACCATCCGCGGGAGCTGGAACCCGCGGCGGTACGGCACGCGATCCAGCGGCTCCGTTCCACCGGCGCGGTGATTCGCACCCAGTCGCCGGTGCTCCGCCACATCAATGACGACCCGGCACTCTGGGCACGCATGTGGAACGCACAGGTCGATCTCGGCTGTGTTCCCTATTACATGTTTTTGGCGCGGGATACCGGGGCGCAGCATTATTTCGCCGTTCCCCTGGTACGTGGCTGGGAGATTTTCCGGGAAGCCTATCAGCGCGTGAGCGGTCTCGGCCGTACCGTGCGGGGTCCCAGTCTCTCGGCCTGCCCCGGCAAGGTCCAGGTGCTCGGCGTGGCCGAAGCGGCGGGCGAGAAGGTTATTACGATGCGGTTTCTTCAAGGCAGAAACCCTGACTGGATCCATCGGCCGTTCTTCGCCGAGTACGACGACAAGGCAACCTGGCTGGACGAGCTCAAACCCGCGTTCGGGCAGCAGAAGTTCTTCTTCGAGGAAGAACTGGACCGGATCTATCGGGAAAGCGCGTTTGCGTCGTCATAG